The following coding sequences lie in one Sedimentibacter sp. MB35-C1 genomic window:
- a CDS encoding M20 family metallopeptidase, whose protein sequence is MLNNKFIKNTYEDEQEAIELLDNLIRIKSKFFHEEEIMSFVFNWLKKNNIDVNFHYYEDKKVTGFKGTNLIGSIEGSEDGPVILLNCHLDTVGECTGWTKDPYIPVIENGKMYGLGALDMKSGCAAALISLKKFSKTVKDFKGKIIYSFVSDEEGPYGLGTSFSIKDNLYEGAEMALSLEPSSGFSFTDNHSICLGARGGYQYKIRLFGKSSHAATPENGISAIEDASKLIIALKNVEPKYHDKLGHSSTCVTSIKSSGSGCSVADYSEIEIFKHIVIGENKQSIIEEVHKAANNAKIKSKYEIIFRDDPLEASGGFMPYVTDENLEEVRILESLIKECSGQEPMIKYFSSIGDFNLIAERLDIPVLIFGPSGGNFHSFDEYVNLNSFLETIEIVYNYLTRRLSL, encoded by the coding sequence ATGTTAAACAATAAATTTATAAAAAACACCTATGAAGATGAACAGGAAGCAATTGAGCTGCTGGATAACTTAATTCGAATTAAAAGTAAGTTTTTCCATGAAGAAGAAATAATGAGCTTTGTGTTTAACTGGCTGAAAAAGAATAATATAGACGTTAATTTTCACTACTATGAAGATAAAAAGGTAACGGGATTTAAGGGAACAAATCTGATAGGTTCAATAGAAGGCTCAGAGGACGGTCCTGTAATATTGTTGAACTGCCATCTTGATACTGTTGGCGAATGCACAGGCTGGACAAAAGACCCATACATCCCGGTAATAGAAAATGGTAAAATGTATGGGCTTGGAGCATTGGATATGAAATCTGGTTGTGCAGCTGCATTGATATCTTTAAAAAAATTCAGTAAGACTGTAAAAGATTTTAAAGGAAAAATAATTTATTCTTTTGTATCTGATGAGGAAGGGCCTTATGGCTTGGGAACATCATTTTCTATTAAAGACAATTTATACGAGGGAGCTGAAATGGCTCTGTCCCTGGAACCAAGCAGCGGCTTTTCGTTTACTGATAATCACAGTATATGTCTCGGAGCAAGAGGCGGCTATCAATATAAAATAAGGTTGTTCGGAAAGTCGAGCCATGCGGCAACACCAGAAAATGGAATAAGTGCAATAGAAGATGCAAGCAAGCTAATTATAGCTTTGAAAAATGTAGAACCCAAATATCATGATAAGTTGGGACATTCAAGTACATGTGTTACAAGTATAAAAAGCAGCGGAAGCGGATGCTCTGTAGCTGATTATTCTGAAATTGAAATTTTTAAGCACATAGTTATCGGAGAAAACAAGCAATCAATAATTGAAGAAGTTCATAAGGCCGCAAATAACGCAAAAATAAAGTCAAAGTATGAAATTATTTTTAGAGATGATCCTTTAGAGGCTTCCGGAGGATTCATGCCGTATGTTACAGATGAAAACCTTGAAGAAGTTAGAATTCTTGAGAGTCTTATAAAAGAGTGCAGCGGTCAAGAACCAATGATAAAATATTTTTCCAGCATAGGAGATTTCAACTTAATAGCAGAAAGGCTTGATATACCTGTTCTCATATTTGGGCCATCTGGAGGAAATTTCCACAGTTTTGATGAATATGTAAATTTGAACAGTTTTTTAGAAACTATAGAGATTGTGTATAATTATTTGACTAGAAGGCTGTCTTTATAA
- the argF gene encoding ornithine carbamoyltransferase → MTVNLKGRSFLTLMDFKPEEIRYLLDLAHDLKSKKRQGISNNLLKGKNIVLLFEKTSTRTRCSFEVAALDEGAHVTFLNSDYSQMGKKESIEDTAKVLGRFYDGIEYRGYGQEMVEDLAKHSGVPVWNGLTDIDHPTQILADMLTIEEHLFKPLNKVKLVFAGDIRNNMSYAWMYGCAKMGMHFVAFGPKELSQKIDSGILNKVYETAKFTGAKIEISDNIECVKDADVIYTDIWASMGEEEQIPERVKILSPFKVTSELMDATGNEDVIFMHCLPAFHDFETKMAREQYELGYDIREVTDEVFRSKNSVVFDEAENRLHSIKAVVIATIG, encoded by the coding sequence ATGACAGTAAATTTAAAAGGAAGAAGTTTTCTAACATTGATGGATTTTAAACCTGAAGAAATTAGATATTTGCTTGATTTGGCGCATGATTTAAAATCAAAGAAAAGACAAGGCATATCTAATAACCTGCTTAAGGGTAAAAATATAGTATTATTATTCGAAAAAACGTCTACAAGAACAAGATGCTCTTTTGAAGTGGCTGCATTAGATGAAGGAGCTCATGTAACATTTTTAAATTCTGATTATTCTCAAATGGGAAAAAAGGAATCTATAGAGGATACAGCAAAAGTTTTGGGAAGATTCTATGATGGGATAGAATATAGAGGTTATGGACAAGAAATGGTTGAAGATCTGGCAAAACACTCCGGTGTGCCTGTGTGGAACGGCTTGACGGATATAGATCATCCTACTCAGATACTGGCGGATATGCTGACAATAGAGGAGCATTTGTTTAAGCCTCTAAATAAAGTCAAACTTGTATTTGCCGGAGACATAAGGAACAATATGAGCTATGCATGGATGTATGGTTGCGCAAAAATGGGCATGCATTTTGTAGCATTTGGACCTAAGGAGCTTAGTCAGAAGATTGATTCTGGCATATTGAATAAAGTTTATGAGACTGCAAAATTCACAGGAGCAAAAATTGAAATATCTGATAATATTGAATGTGTTAAGGATGCAGATGTAATTTATACAGATATTTGGGCTTCTATGGGCGAAGAGGAACAGATACCGGAGAGAGTAAAAATACTTTCGCCGTTTAAAGTGACCTCTGAATTAATGGATGCAACAGGAAATGAAGATGTTATATTTATGCATTGTTTGCCTGCTTTTCATGACTTTGAAACAAAAATGGCAAGAGAACAATATGAACTGGGGTATGATATAAGAGAGGTAACGGACGAAGTTTTTAGAAGCAAAAATTCCGTCGTTTTTGATGAAGCTGAAAATCGGCTTCACAGCATTAAAGCGGTGGTGATAGCTACTATAGGATAA
- the rocD gene encoding ornithine--oxo-acid transaminase: MQLSKKIMQKTEKYGAHNYHPKEVVIDKADGMVVTNPEGEEFYDMLSSYSALNFGHRHPELVQTAKDQLDKVTLTSRAFYNSVLGEWMEKLCKVTGKNMVLPMNTGAEAVETALKTARKWGQSVKGVEEGKQEIIVCANNFHGRTITIVSMSTDPDAKQGYGPFTPGFKVIEYGNIEQLKKNISANTVAFLVEPIQGEAGIIVPPEGFLNEALNICKENNVLFIADEVQTGFARTGKMFACEHEGIIPDMYVLGKALGGGIIAVSAVAANEDILGVFTPGSHGSTFGGNPLGAAVSIKAMEILERDNYPKQAEEKGEYFMERLKAIDNDDIVEVRGKGLLIGVEFKENAAPYVKKLMGNGILAKETHERTIRFAPPITATYEQLDDACKKIEKAFE; encoded by the coding sequence ATGCAATTATCTAAAAAAATAATGCAAAAAACGGAAAAATATGGTGCTCATAATTATCACCCTAAAGAAGTTGTTATTGATAAGGCAGATGGCATGGTAGTTACAAATCCCGAAGGCGAAGAGTTTTATGATATGTTGAGCTCATATTCCGCGCTGAACTTTGGGCATAGACATCCCGAATTGGTGCAAACGGCAAAAGACCAGTTGGATAAAGTTACTCTGACCTCAAGGGCATTTTACAACAGTGTGTTAGGCGAGTGGATGGAAAAACTCTGCAAGGTTACGGGAAAAAATATGGTTCTCCCTATGAATACAGGAGCCGAAGCTGTTGAAACTGCGCTGAAGACCGCCAGAAAATGGGGGCAGTCAGTAAAGGGGGTTGAAGAAGGCAAACAGGAAATTATAGTATGTGCCAATAATTTTCACGGCAGAACAATTACTATTGTGTCCATGAGTACCGATCCTGATGCAAAGCAAGGGTACGGACCGTTTACACCTGGATTTAAAGTGATAGAATATGGTAATATTGAACAGCTTAAGAAAAATATTAGCGCAAATACAGTAGCATTTTTAGTTGAACCTATACAAGGCGAGGCAGGGATAATAGTTCCTCCTGAAGGATTTTTGAATGAAGCTCTTAATATATGCAAAGAAAATAATGTTTTGTTTATAGCGGATGAGGTACAGACTGGATTTGCAAGGACAGGTAAGATGTTTGCCTGCGAGCATGAAGGTATTATTCCTGATATGTATGTTCTTGGAAAAGCGTTGGGCGGAGGAATTATTGCTGTATCGGCAGTTGCTGCAAATGAGGATATTCTTGGAGTTTTTACTCCCGGTTCACATGGGTCTACTTTCGGCGGAAACCCTTTGGGGGCGGCCGTATCAATTAAAGCCATGGAAATACTTGAAAGAGATAATTATCCAAAGCAGGCAGAGGAAAAAGGGGAATATTTCATGGAAAGACTTAAAGCTATTGATAATGATGATATAGTTGAAGTAAGGGGAAAGGGCCTCCTAATAGGAGTGGAGTTTAAAGAAAATGCTGCACCGTATGTAAAGAAACTTATGGGAAATGGCATTCTTGCAAAAGAAACCCATGAAAGAACAATTAGGTTTGCTCCCCCTATAACGGCCACATATGAGCAGCTGGATGATGCTTGTAAAAAAATTGAAAAAGCATTCGAGTAG
- a CDS encoding 2-hydroxyacyl-CoA dehydratase: MKNYFVGLDIGSTTVKIAVIDNEGNLIHKQYKRHHSDIRNTVTEIIKNASEQLKDSLIKISTTGSGAIDVSKSLGITFVQEVAASTRAIEEYIPQTDVVIELGGEDAKITYLSGNLEQRMNGSCAGGTGAFIDQMAVLMKTDASGLNELSKKHSTIYPIASRCGVFAKSDIQPLLNEGARQEDIAASIFQAVVNQTISGLAQGRPIKGNVAFLGGPLYFLSELRERFKQTLNLSSENSTCPKDANYYVAMGAALMSEDNTEINFNDFYKKIEKTMEKTNIEYRKKDLNPLFETKDQYNEFLIRHNHHKAKQKNIDEYNGPAFLGIDAGSTTTKLVLITEDGEILYSYYTSNEGNPLNTAVKAVKELYSKMHKDIKIAFTAVTGYGEHLIKAALSVDTGEIETVAHYKAADFFLNGVDFIIDIGGQDMKSMIIKNGVIDSIMLNEACSSGCGSFIETFANSLDMSVQDFAEAAIMSEHPVDLGTRCTVFMNSKVKQAQREGATLSDISAGISYSVIKNALFKVIRLKSLDSIGEKVVVQGGTFYNNAVLRAFELITGRNVVRPDIAGVMGAFGAALIARSNYDSSKISTFVKEENLEKFSFNTTMNRCGQCTNNCLLTINKFSDGRYFVSGNRCERGAEKYTHTEKKEPLPNLYKYKYKRVFNYKPLSIEEAKRGLIGIPRVLNMYEDYPFWFTFFTELGYRVVLSGVSSKRIYELGMGTIPSESVCYPGKITHGHIVDLINKKIPKIFYPCISYNIKEDANAGNHYNCPVVVSYPESIEANIDLNNIKFYKPFLNLNEKELLINKLYKELGISENISFDEIKNAVHKAYLELFAYKQDVRNEGAKAVKYIKENNKKGIVLAGRPYHVDPEINHGIPEMIEGYGLVVLSEDSLNNKYPIERPLRVIDQWAYHTRLYAAATCVANTDNLELIQLNSFGCGLDAVTTDQVSEILQRNNKIYTVIKIDEITNLGAVRIRIRSLIASMEERDKNGVTHIRTEEGDQNPLFTKEMKKTHTLLIPQMSPIHFQFIETAAKVSGYNAVVLPAVDKHAVDVGLKVVNNDACYPSIIVIGQLINALESGKYDLSSVALMISQTGGGCRATNYIGFIRKALKDLGYSNIPVISFNMIGLEKQPGFKITVPFINRLIMGLVIGDTLMRATYRTRPYEKIKGSVNKLYSTWVAKCHKVIESGSYLQFNRLIKDIVHDFDTIALDESIRKPKVGIVGEILVKFHPNANNDVFSLLEEEGAEVVVPDLLDFFSYSSLNGVIKYDELLLGTKKTRFFSSAAVKAIDLYKTASVSAFKKSKRFTPPSNIAELAQKARNFLSLANQSGEGWFLTGEMIELLDSGVNNILCLQPFACLPNHITGKGMIKKLKGAYPMSNIVPIDYDAGISEVNQINRIKLMLTNAFRNMKEKEHMSSTIMLSDKEEASDFSLRDVQEQEI, from the coding sequence ATGAAAAATTACTTTGTAGGGCTTGATATAGGGTCTACGACAGTAAAAATAGCTGTAATAGACAATGAAGGTAATCTAATACACAAACAATATAAAAGACATCATTCCGATATTAGAAACACTGTCACCGAGATTATTAAAAATGCATCAGAACAACTGAAGGACAGCTTAATTAAAATAAGTACCACAGGCTCCGGTGCTATTGATGTGTCTAAATCTCTAGGTATTACTTTTGTTCAAGAAGTTGCGGCATCCACACGTGCCATAGAAGAATATATCCCACAAACTGACGTGGTTATAGAACTGGGCGGAGAGGACGCTAAAATAACATATCTGTCGGGAAATCTTGAACAGCGCATGAACGGTTCATGTGCAGGGGGCACAGGTGCATTCATCGACCAAATGGCCGTCTTAATGAAGACTGATGCATCTGGCTTAAATGAATTGTCCAAAAAACACAGCACTATCTATCCGATTGCCTCCAGATGCGGAGTATTCGCAAAATCTGACATTCAACCCCTTTTAAATGAAGGTGCAAGACAAGAAGACATTGCAGCTTCAATTTTCCAGGCGGTGGTTAATCAAACGATCAGCGGCCTTGCTCAGGGAAGACCAATAAAAGGAAATGTAGCATTTTTAGGAGGCCCATTATACTTCCTTTCTGAACTTAGAGAAAGATTTAAGCAGACACTAAACTTAAGCAGTGAAAATTCCACATGCCCAAAAGACGCAAACTATTACGTTGCTATGGGTGCAGCCTTAATGTCAGAAGATAACACTGAAATAAACTTTAATGATTTTTATAAAAAGATTGAGAAAACAATGGAAAAAACTAATATTGAGTACCGCAAGAAAGATTTGAATCCATTGTTTGAAACAAAAGATCAATATAATGAATTTTTAATTAGACACAATCACCATAAGGCAAAACAAAAAAATATAGACGAGTACAACGGTCCGGCTTTCTTGGGAATAGATGCAGGATCTACAACAACAAAGCTAGTGCTTATAACAGAGGACGGCGAAATTCTATATTCATATTATACCAGCAACGAAGGAAATCCATTGAACACAGCTGTAAAAGCTGTAAAAGAGCTTTACAGCAAAATGCATAAGGACATAAAAATTGCATTCACAGCCGTAACAGGCTATGGTGAGCATTTAATAAAAGCCGCCTTAAGCGTTGATACTGGAGAAATTGAAACTGTTGCTCACTATAAAGCAGCCGATTTCTTTTTAAACGGAGTCGACTTCATAATTGACATCGGCGGACAGGACATGAAGAGCATGATTATAAAAAATGGAGTTATTGATTCTATAATGCTAAATGAAGCATGCTCCTCAGGCTGTGGCTCATTTATTGAAACTTTTGCAAATTCACTTGATATGAGCGTACAAGACTTCGCAGAAGCAGCAATTATGTCCGAGCACCCGGTTGATTTAGGAACCAGATGTACTGTTTTTATGAACTCCAAAGTTAAGCAAGCTCAAAGAGAAGGTGCAACTTTAAGCGATATTTCAGCAGGCATATCATATTCAGTTATAAAAAATGCACTATTCAAGGTTATAAGGCTAAAATCCCTAGATTCAATAGGCGAAAAAGTAGTTGTACAGGGAGGTACTTTCTACAACAATGCTGTTTTGAGGGCATTTGAACTAATAACTGGAAGAAACGTCGTAAGACCTGACATTGCAGGAGTTATGGGAGCTTTCGGTGCAGCTCTTATAGCAAGAAGTAACTACGACAGTTCCAAAATCAGCACATTTGTAAAAGAAGAAAATTTAGAAAAATTCTCATTCAACACTACTATGAACCGTTGTGGGCAATGCACAAACAACTGCCTACTGACAATTAATAAATTTTCCGACGGAAGATATTTTGTATCGGGTAACCGCTGCGAAAGAGGAGCTGAAAAATACACTCATACTGAAAAAAAAGAACCTCTCCCCAATTTATACAAATATAAGTACAAAAGAGTGTTCAATTATAAACCACTTTCAATTGAAGAGGCCAAAAGAGGATTAATAGGCATACCACGAGTACTAAATATGTACGAAGATTATCCTTTCTGGTTTACATTTTTCACAGAACTTGGATACAGAGTTGTTCTGTCAGGAGTATCCAGCAAGAGGATATATGAACTTGGTATGGGAACAATTCCATCAGAGTCTGTTTGCTATCCGGGTAAAATCACCCACGGACACATTGTTGATTTAATAAACAAGAAAATTCCAAAAATTTTCTATCCTTGTATTTCTTATAATATAAAGGAAGATGCAAATGCGGGAAATCACTATAACTGTCCGGTTGTAGTCTCCTATCCCGAATCTATAGAGGCAAACATTGATCTGAATAATATTAAATTTTACAAGCCTTTCCTGAACTTAAACGAAAAGGAACTCCTTATTAATAAACTTTACAAAGAACTGGGAATATCAGAAAACATATCATTTGATGAAATTAAAAATGCAGTTCATAAAGCTTATTTAGAACTTTTCGCTTATAAACAAGATGTTAGAAATGAAGGAGCAAAGGCTGTTAAATACATCAAGGAAAATAATAAGAAGGGTATAGTCCTTGCCGGCAGGCCATACCATGTTGATCCCGAAATTAATCACGGCATTCCTGAAATGATAGAAGGATACGGTCTTGTTGTTCTTTCAGAAGACTCTCTCAACAACAAATACCCAATCGAAAGGCCGTTGAGAGTCATTGACCAGTGGGCATACCACACTAGACTATACGCTGCAGCAACCTGCGTTGCCAACACCGATAATTTGGAGCTTATACAGCTCAATTCTTTCGGCTGCGGTCTGGATGCTGTAACAACCGATCAGGTAAGCGAAATATTGCAGAGAAACAATAAAATTTATACCGTAATAAAAATAGATGAAATAACAAATTTGGGAGCTGTAAGAATCCGTATCCGTTCGCTTATCGCCTCAATGGAAGAAAGAGATAAAAACGGTGTTACGCATATAAGAACAGAAGAAGGTGATCAAAATCCTCTGTTCACTAAGGAAATGAAAAAAACGCACACACTGCTGATTCCGCAAATGTCACCCATACATTTTCAGTTTATAGAAACTGCTGCAAAAGTGTCAGGCTACAATGCAGTTGTTCTGCCCGCAGTAGATAAGCATGCTGTGGATGTTGGGCTCAAAGTAGTTAACAATGATGCATGCTATCCGTCAATAATTGTAATCGGCCAGCTTATCAATGCACTAGAATCTGGAAAATATGACCTTAGTAGTGTAGCACTTATGATTTCTCAGACAGGTGGAGGCTGCCGTGCAACCAATTATATCGGATTTATCAGAAAAGCATTGAAAGACTTAGGCTATAGTAATATACCCGTCATATCGTTCAATATGATTGGTTTGGAAAAACAACCCGGATTTAAAATAACAGTACCGTTTATTAACAGGCTGATAATGGGTTTGGTAATAGGCGATACGTTGATGCGGGCAACTTACAGAACAAGGCCCTATGAAAAGATAAAGGGCTCTGTTAATAAACTATACAGCACATGGGTTGCAAAATGTCACAAGGTTATTGAATCAGGAAGCTATCTCCAATTCAATCGCCTGATAAAAGACATCGTTCATGACTTTGACACCATTGCACTTGATGAAAGCATAAGAAAACCTAAAGTCGGAATAGTAGGAGAAATACTTGTTAAGTTCCATCCAAACGCAAATAACGACGTATTTTCTCTTCTTGAGGAAGAAGGAGCGGAAGTTGTTGTTCCAGATTTGCTGGACTTTTTCTCATACAGTTCACTTAATGGAGTTATAAAGTATGACGAACTGCTTTTAGGCACTAAAAAAACAAGATTTTTTAGTAGCGCAGCAGTTAAGGCAATTGATCTGTACAAGACTGCAAGCGTTAGTGCATTCAAGAAATCAAAAAGATTTACTCCTCCTTCAAACATCGCAGAACTTGCTCAAAAAGCAAGAAATTTTCTTTCGTTAGCAAATCAGTCCGGGGAAGGATGGTTTCTAACAGGAGAAATGATTGAGCTTTTAGACTCGGGTGTGAATAATATATTATGTTTACAGCCGTTTGCCTGCCTTCCGAATCACATAACGGGCAAAGGCATGATTAAGAAACTAAAAGGTGCATATCCTATGTCCAACATTGTTCCAATTGACTATGATGCCGGAATAAGTGAAGTTAACCAAATAAACAGAATTAAACTTATGCTTACAAACGCCTTCAGAAATATGAAAGAAAAAGAACATATGAGTTCTACCATCATGCTGAGTGATAAGGAGGAAGCTTCGGATTTCAGCTTGAGAGATGTTCAGGAACAGGAGATATAA
- a CDS encoding metal-dependent hydrolase, with translation MKLTYLGHSAVILEEGAFKGIIDPFITGNGLVKTKISELPDITHIFVTHGHSDHIGDTVEIAERTDALIIANHEISTYFNKFNLRTHSMHIGGRKKFDFGTVKMINALHGSGILENGNMVCGGNPCGFIIEVNGNKVYHAGDTGLTLDMKLLEDEHIDVAFIPIGGNYTMDIDDAVKASDFIKAKKVVPIHYNTFDVINADPKKYKNIVKSSEVVILDINESVDI, from the coding sequence GTGAAATTAACTTATCTGGGGCATTCAGCGGTTATTTTGGAAGAAGGTGCATTTAAGGGCATTATTGATCCTTTTATAACAGGAAATGGGCTGGTTAAAACAAAAATAAGCGAGTTGCCAGATATAACACATATTTTTGTAACACACGGACATTCGGATCATATAGGGGATACGGTAGAGATTGCAGAACGTACCGATGCATTGATTATAGCAAACCATGAAATATCAACATATTTCAATAAATTTAATTTGCGAACCCATTCAATGCATATAGGAGGCAGAAAAAAGTTTGATTTTGGAACGGTAAAAATGATAAATGCTCTTCATGGTTCGGGTATTTTAGAAAATGGAAATATGGTTTGTGGAGGGAATCCATGCGGATTTATAATAGAAGTTAACGGAAATAAGGTTTATCACGCTGGAGATACCGGACTTACTCTTGATATGAAACTTTTGGAAGATGAACACATAGATGTCGCATTTATTCCCATAGGAGGAAATTATACAATGGATATTGATGACGCTGTAAAAGCATCAGATTTTATCAAGGCTAAAAAAGTTGTTCCTATTCATTACAATACATTTGATGTAATTAATGCAGATCCGAAGAAATATAAAAATATAGTGAAATCTTCAGAGGTTGTTATATTGGATATTAATGAAAGCGTGGATATATAA
- a CDS encoding FeoA family protein, giving the protein MTLDSIKPGQGGIISTIGGQGMLRRRLLDMGLTPNTKVMVRKVAPMGDPIELSLRSYVLTIRKEEASKIELKEVFDI; this is encoded by the coding sequence GTGACATTAGATAGCATAAAACCTGGTCAAGGTGGTATTATTTCAACAATTGGCGGGCAAGGAATGCTCAGAAGAAGGCTTTTGGACATGGGGCTGACTCCTAACACAAAAGTTATGGTAAGAAAAGTAGCTCCTATGGGAGATCCTATTGAACTTTCGTTGAGAAGCTATGTGCTTACAATAAGAAAAGAAGAGGCTTCAAAGATTGAACTAAAAGAGGTATTTGACATATGA
- the feoB gene encoding ferrous iron transport protein B: protein MRYVFALAGNQNSGKTTLYNALTGSNQHVGNFPGVTIEKKEGQIRKHKEASLIDLPGIYSLSPYTMEEVVTRDFILNEHPDLILNIVDATNIERNLYLTLQLMELSIPMVIALNMMDEVRASGNSIDVNLLSEHLGIPIVPISASKNEGISELLDVAMKTAQEKRTPKKLDFCTGEVHKAIHAVSHLIEDKAKNSGYPVRFAATKLVEGDEPTYKALNITENQKHIIDHLIDDMQKALGTDREAALADMRYGYIEQVCSETVIKKQETKEQIRSEKIDRVLTHKYFGIPIFFGIMFFIFWITFGAIGAPLQGYLEEIIGLFTELTSNAMSAYGVSDWLYSLVIDGIFAGVGSVLSFLPLIVILFLFLSLLEDSGYMARVAFLMDKLLRKIGLSGRSFVPMLIGFGCSVPAIMATRTLSSERDRKMTIVLTPFMSCSAKLPIYGMITVAFFPENAALVMIALYIMGIAVAVVSGLLLKSTIFKGEPVPFVMELPAYRIPSRKSVLLHMWEKGKDFVQRAFTVIFLGTMIIWFLQSFDWAFNMVEDSSYSMLATIGSVVAPIFIPLGFNDWRASTALITGLTAKEAVVSTLTVLTGAVTDVDLSAALSTIFTPLSSFAFLTFTLLYMPCVAAFAATKKELGSIRYALLTAVYQTLTAFIAGMIVYQVGSLFI, encoded by the coding sequence ATGAGATATGTATTTGCCTTGGCGGGAAATCAGAATTCCGGAAAAACAACTCTTTATAACGCTTTAACAGGAAGCAATCAGCATGTGGGTAATTTTCCCGGGGTAACTATCGAAAAAAAAGAAGGGCAAATTAGAAAGCACAAGGAAGCTTCACTCATTGATTTACCTGGAATATATTCGTTATCTCCATATACAATGGAAGAAGTTGTTACCAGGGATTTCATTTTAAATGAACATCCCGATTTAATATTAAACATAGTTGATGCGACAAATATAGAAAGAAATTTATATTTAACACTTCAGCTGATGGAACTTTCGATTCCAATGGTAATTGCCTTGAATATGATGGACGAAGTGAGGGCAAGCGGAAATTCAATTGATGTAAATTTGTTGTCAGAGCATTTGGGAATTCCGATTGTACCTATTTCTGCAAGTAAGAATGAAGGAATTTCAGAGCTCCTTGATGTTGCAATGAAGACGGCTCAAGAAAAAAGAACGCCGAAAAAGCTTGATTTCTGCACAGGAGAAGTTCATAAGGCAATTCATGCAGTATCGCATTTAATTGAGGATAAAGCAAAAAATTCCGGATATCCGGTACGCTTTGCTGCAACAAAACTTGTCGAGGGAGATGAACCGACATATAAAGCACTTAATATTACAGAAAACCAAAAACATATAATAGACCATTTGATTGATGATATGCAGAAGGCTCTGGGGACTGACAGAGAAGCTGCGCTGGCAGATATGAGATATGGGTATATAGAGCAGGTATGCAGTGAAACAGTAATAAAAAAACAGGAAACCAAGGAACAAATAAGATCAGAAAAAATCGATAGAGTTTTAACTCATAAGTATTTTGGTATCCCTATATTTTTCGGTATTATGTTTTTTATATTTTGGATTACTTTCGGGGCTATTGGAGCTCCGCTTCAGGGATATTTAGAGGAAATTATAGGACTGTTTACTGAGCTGACTTCTAATGCAATGAGTGCATACGGAGTGAGCGACTGGCTGTACTCGTTAGTTATAGACGGGATATTTGCAGGCGTTGGAAGTGTGTTGTCATTCTTGCCGTTAATTGTAATTTTGTTTTTATTTCTCTCGCTTCTGGAGGACAGTGGATACATGGCAAGAGTCGCTTTTTTAATGGATAAGCTGTTAAGAAAAATAGGCTTGTCAGGGCGTTCTTTTGTACCTATGCTGATTGGCTTCGGGTGCAGCGTTCCGGCTATAATGGCTACAAGGACTTTATCCAGCGAAAGAGATAGAAAGATGACTATTGTGTTAACCCCTTTCATGTCGTGTAGTGCTAAACTTCCGATTTACGGAATGATAACTGTGGCGTTTTTTCCGGAAAATGCTGCTCTTGTAATGATTGCTCTTTATATTATGGGTATCGCTGTGGCGGTAGTATCAGGGTTATTGCTAAAGAGTACGATATTTAAGGGTGAACCTGTGCCTTTTGTTATGGAACTGCCTGCATATAGAATTCCTTCAAGGAAAAGCGTGTTGCTGCATATGTGGGAAAAGGGAAAAGATTTTGTTCAAAGGGCATTTACTGTGATTTTTTTGGGAACAATGATTATATGGTTTTTGCAGAGCTTTGATTGGGCATTCAATATGGTTGAAGACAGTTCCTACAGCATGCTTGCAACAATTGGGTCTGTTGTAGCTCCGATATTTATACCGCTTGGATTTAATGATTGGAGAGCATCTACGGCGCTTATTACAGGACTGACGGCTAAGGAAGCGGTGGTTAGTACTCTTACCGTTTTAACGGGGGCAGTTACGGATGTTGATCTTTCTGCAGCATTAAGCACAATATTTACGCCGTTGAGTTCTTTTGCATTCTTGACATTTACGTTGCTTTACATGCCATGCGTGGCGGCTTTTGCTGCTACAAAAAAAGAATTGGGCTCAATCAGGTATGCATTGCTTACAGCTGTATATCAAACACTTACTGCATTTATTGCAGGAATGATTGTTTATCAAGTTGGTAGTCTGTTTATATAG
- a CDS encoding FeoB-associated Cys-rich membrane protein: protein MNWADIIIISIIVTIVAVVVLFMRKQKKNGSGCCSGCSGCSKSGSCSSFKK, encoded by the coding sequence ATGAATTGGGCTGATATTATAATAATATCTATAATTGTGACAATAGTTGCAGTAGTGGTATTGTTTATGAGGAAACAAAAAAAGAATGGTTCCGGATGCTGTTCAGGATGTTCGGGATGCAGCAAGTCTGGCAGCTGTTCTTCATTTAAAAAATAA